In a single window of the Bradyrhizobium sp. ORS 285 genome:
- a CDS encoding MFS transporter, translating to MSVATATDIPPQRTTIDNAVRYLVQNYSPKGNRVGWLMMASILVEAWDLYSIAFVLIFIKEQFNPGPLELGLAAAGTQGGALIGALLGGWLSDKIGRRWMFLGTMTMFVVLALAQAFVPNVAWLIVVRFLLGLPLGSDISTGYTYIMESMAKGQREVMGNRWQFMFAVGEVLTLGVIALFLIAEINHETVWRVTLGLGAVPALIILFLRHDVPETAVWLVQHGRFREAKEVARQMYNDELAMLPNQDMVVEKPSTWDFLSDLRKDPIRWRATIYGWIACFAQGAEFATFGFYLPVLFTMVGVSTTLGNNLVTMALFCLAAVSGWVGPLLTPKIGHRGIGIAGFAIVLVSLIVAAGALYTGHTMILPFAAAAMLWGHYWDASNCMTIPTMVARPRYRGTASGFAYMFVKLPSFLAIFLFPALFTAIGQANATLFVAIFPLAGLLAAIFILPEVYGYEAD from the coding sequence ATGAGCGTCGCAACGGCAACCGACATCCCTCCGCAGCGAACGACGATCGACAACGCCGTCCGCTATCTCGTCCAGAACTACAGTCCGAAGGGCAACCGCGTCGGCTGGCTGATGATGGCCTCGATCCTGGTCGAGGCCTGGGACCTCTACTCGATCGCCTTCGTGCTGATCTTCATCAAGGAGCAGTTCAATCCCGGTCCGCTGGAGCTCGGCCTCGCCGCCGCCGGCACGCAGGGCGGCGCGCTGATCGGCGCTTTGCTCGGCGGCTGGCTCTCAGACAAGATCGGACGGCGCTGGATGTTTCTCGGCACGATGACGATGTTCGTCGTGCTCGCCCTGGCGCAAGCGTTCGTTCCCAATGTCGCCTGGCTGATCGTGGTGCGCTTCCTGCTCGGCCTGCCGCTCGGCAGCGACATCTCGACCGGCTACACCTACATCATGGAGTCCATGGCCAAGGGCCAGCGCGAGGTCATGGGCAATCGCTGGCAGTTCATGTTCGCGGTCGGCGAGGTGCTGACATTAGGCGTCATCGCGTTGTTCCTGATTGCCGAGATCAACCACGAGACCGTCTGGCGCGTCACGCTCGGCCTCGGCGCGGTGCCCGCGCTGATCATCCTGTTCCTGCGCCACGACGTACCGGAGACCGCCGTCTGGCTGGTGCAGCACGGCCGCTTCCGCGAGGCCAAGGAGGTGGCGCGGCAGATGTACAATGACGAGCTCGCGATGCTGCCGAACCAGGACATGGTCGTGGAGAAGCCGAGCACCTGGGACTTCCTCTCCGATCTGCGCAAGGACCCGATCCGTTGGCGCGCGACGATCTACGGCTGGATCGCCTGCTTCGCGCAAGGCGCCGAGTTCGCGACCTTCGGCTTCTACCTACCGGTGCTGTTCACGATGGTCGGCGTCTCCACCACGCTCGGCAACAATCTCGTCACGATGGCGCTGTTCTGCCTCGCCGCCGTCTCAGGCTGGGTCGGGCCGCTGCTGACGCCGAAGATCGGCCACCGCGGCATCGGCATCGCCGGCTTCGCGATCGTGCTGGTGTCACTGATCGTGGCCGCCGGCGCGCTCTACACCGGCCACACGATGATCCTGCCGTTCGCCGCCGCGGCCATGCTGTGGGGCCATTACTGGGACGCCTCGAACTGCATGACCATCCCGACCATGGTCGCACGCCCGCGCTATCGCGGCACCGCGAGCGGCTTCGCCTACATGTTCGTGAAACTGCCGTCGTTCCTGGCGATCTTCCTGTTCCCGGCATTGTTCACCGCGATCGGCCAGGCCAACGCGACGCTGTTCGTCGCGATATTCCCGCTGGCGGGCCTGCTCGCCGCGATCTTCATCCTGCCGGAGGTGTATGGCTACGAGGCGGATTGA
- a CDS encoding FAD-binding oxidoreductase has protein sequence MTKLISTLQGLVGASHVLTAPEDQATYLRDWLGKYHGAAIAVVRPGSTAEVAAVMAACAEARVAVVPQGGHTSLSGGATPDASGKAIVLSLSRMNRIRAVDAIGQTLVVDAGVVLAKVQDAAREAGLFFPLSLGSEGSCTVGGNLAANAGGVAVLRYGVMRELTLGLEVVLPDGRIWDGLRSLRKDNTGYALRDLFISSEGTLGIITGAVLKLFPQPTARSTAFVAVADAAAALKLLQRSRARCGDRLTAFEFLTAATLEMITRQIPDARLPFAAMPEAAVLIELSDIGEEAALTARLETTLTDAMTEGLVADAVIAQDGTQAKAFWRVRESVSEALVREGKALKHDIAVPVAEIADFVDVMDAAVSAALPGIRPIVFGHLGDGNLHYNLMRPLAMTEAEFYEQGSRITRLVHDEITRRRGSISAEHGIGQLRTSEMPLCKPPLELELMRQLKRTLDPLGLMNPGKLLPLA, from the coding sequence ATGACGAAGCTGATCTCCACGTTGCAGGGGCTTGTCGGTGCCTCTCATGTCCTGACCGCCCCCGAGGATCAGGCGACCTATCTGCGCGACTGGCTCGGCAAGTATCACGGCGCCGCCATTGCCGTGGTGCGGCCCGGCTCGACCGCCGAGGTCGCGGCCGTCATGGCGGCCTGCGCCGAGGCGCGTGTCGCCGTGGTGCCGCAGGGCGGCCACACCAGCCTGTCGGGCGGCGCCACGCCGGATGCGAGCGGCAAGGCGATCGTGCTGTCGCTGTCGCGGATGAACCGGATCCGTGCGGTCGATGCGATCGGCCAGACCTTGGTCGTCGATGCCGGTGTCGTGTTGGCCAAGGTGCAGGATGCCGCGCGCGAGGCGGGCCTGTTCTTCCCGCTCAGCCTCGGCTCCGAAGGCAGTTGCACGGTCGGCGGCAATCTCGCAGCGAATGCAGGGGGCGTCGCCGTGCTGCGCTACGGCGTGATGCGCGAGCTGACGCTCGGGCTCGAAGTCGTGCTGCCGGACGGGCGCATCTGGGATGGCCTGCGCTCCCTGCGCAAGGACAACACCGGCTATGCGCTGCGCGACCTGTTCATCAGTTCGGAAGGCACGCTCGGCATCATCACGGGCGCGGTGCTGAAGCTGTTCCCGCAGCCGACCGCGCGTTCCACGGCCTTCGTCGCCGTCGCCGATGCGGCCGCCGCACTCAAGCTGCTGCAGCGTTCGCGTGCCCGTTGCGGCGATCGCCTGACGGCGTTCGAATTCCTGACCGCGGCGACGCTCGAGATGATCACGCGGCAAATTCCGGACGCGCGGCTGCCCTTCGCGGCAATGCCTGAGGCGGCCGTGCTGATCGAGCTCAGCGACATCGGCGAGGAAGCCGCGCTGACGGCGCGGCTCGAAACCACGTTGACCGACGCCATGACTGAGGGACTCGTCGCCGACGCCGTCATCGCGCAGGACGGCACCCAGGCCAAGGCGTTCTGGCGCGTGCGCGAGAGCGTCTCAGAGGCGCTGGTGCGCGAGGGCAAGGCGCTGAAGCATGACATCGCCGTGCCCGTTGCCGAGATCGCCGACTTCGTCGATGTCATGGATGCGGCCGTCAGCGCGGCGCTGCCCGGCATCCGCCCGATAGTGTTCGGTCATCTCGGCGACGGCAATCTGCACTACAATCTGATGCGTCCGCTCGCGATGACCGAGGCCGAGTTCTACGAGCAGGGCTCGCGCATCACCCGCCTCGTCCACGACGAGATCACCCGCCGCCGCGGCTCGATCAGCGCCGAGCACGGCATCGGCCAGCTCCGCACCTCCGAGATGCCGCTGTGCAAGCCGCCGCTCGAGCTCGAGCTGATGCGTCAGCTCAAGCGGACGCTCGATCCGCTCGGGCTGATGAACCCGGGCAAGCTGCTGCCGTTGGCGTAG
- the nikE gene encoding nickel ABC transporter ATP-binding protein NikE, which translates to MNKRGASEDAHVTSPLLEVENLKVTFSTRRGLVEAVRGVSLSLQPGEMLGLVGESGSGKSVTGFAITHLLDKAGRIADGRIRFKGQDITRAGGADLRSLHGAAMSMIFQNPRAALNPIRTIGQQVADAILAHRRRSRQEALAEALNLLKAVQIRDPERRMSAYPHELSGGMCQRVMIAVAISCNPSLLIADEPTTGLDVTTQKVVMDLLAKIAAERGMATILITHDLGLAARYCARVVVMEQGRLVEEAEPLTLFHRPQHPYSKRLVAASPTATSRIEDLVPDGDKIPLVEVTELPPPPHGTPLLLDVKNIVKRFDDGTIGVADFSMTMRGGESVGLVGESGSGKSTTSRMICRLLDPSEGEILFDGQSIGGIPARDFHRSELRKDIQIVFQDPNDSLNPRYTAYDCIAHPLFRLMNMRSGDTMRRRVEECADRVGLPRELLQRFPHQLSGGQKARVGIARAIACKPRLLVLDEPTAALDVSVQAVVLQLLNKLRREDNLAFLFVSHDLNVVRMMCDRTIVLRTGAIVEQGESRALFANPQTDYTRELVDAVPHIAPPMALATA; encoded by the coding sequence ATGAACAAGCGTGGCGCATCCGAGGATGCGCACGTGACCTCGCCGTTGTTGGAAGTCGAAAACCTCAAGGTGACCTTCTCAACCCGCCGCGGCCTCGTCGAGGCCGTGCGTGGCGTGTCGCTGTCGCTGCAGCCGGGCGAGATGCTCGGGCTCGTCGGCGAGAGCGGCTCGGGCAAGTCGGTCACCGGCTTTGCCATCACGCATCTGCTCGACAAGGCTGGCCGCATTGCCGACGGCCGGATCCGCTTCAAGGGCCAGGACATCACCCGCGCCGGCGGCGCCGATCTGCGCAGCCTGCATGGGGCTGCGATGTCGATGATCTTCCAGAACCCGCGCGCGGCGCTGAACCCGATCCGCACCATCGGCCAGCAGGTCGCGGACGCGATCCTGGCGCATCGGCGGCGGTCGCGGCAGGAGGCGCTGGCCGAGGCGCTGAACCTGCTCAAGGCGGTGCAGATCCGCGATCCCGAGCGGCGCATGAGCGCCTATCCGCACGAACTCTCCGGGGGCATGTGCCAGCGCGTGATGATCGCGGTCGCGATCTCCTGCAATCCGTCGCTGCTCATCGCCGACGAGCCGACCACCGGCCTCGACGTCACCACGCAGAAGGTGGTGATGGACCTGCTCGCCAAGATCGCGGCCGAGCGCGGCATGGCGACGATCCTGATCACGCATGATCTCGGCCTCGCCGCGCGTTATTGCGCGCGCGTGGTGGTGATGGAGCAGGGCAGGCTGGTCGAGGAGGCCGAGCCACTGACCTTGTTCCACCGGCCGCAGCATCCTTACAGCAAGCGGCTGGTCGCGGCGTCGCCGACCGCGACCTCGCGCATCGAGGACCTCGTGCCCGATGGCGACAAAATTCCGCTGGTTGAGGTCACCGAGCTGCCGCCTCCGCCGCACGGCACGCCGCTGCTGCTCGACGTCAAAAACATCGTTAAGCGCTTCGACGACGGTACGATTGGCGTGGCGGACTTCTCGATGACGATGCGCGGCGGCGAGAGCGTCGGTCTGGTCGGCGAGAGCGGCTCGGGCAAGAGCACGACCTCGCGGATGATCTGCCGGCTGCTCGATCCGAGCGAGGGCGAGATCCTGTTCGACGGCCAGTCGATCGGCGGCATTCCGGCGCGCGACTTCCACCGTTCGGAGCTGCGTAAGGACATCCAGATCGTCTTCCAGGATCCGAACGACAGTCTCAATCCGCGCTACACGGCGTACGACTGCATCGCGCACCCGCTGTTCCGGCTGATGAACATGCGCTCGGGCGACACGATGCGCCGGCGCGTCGAGGAATGCGCCGACCGCGTCGGGCTGCCGCGCGAGTTGCTGCAGCGCTTCCCGCACCAGCTCTCCGGCGGGCAGAAGGCGCGCGTTGGCATCGCCCGCGCGATCGCCTGCAAGCCGCGCCTGCTGGTGCTCGACGAGCCGACCGCAGCGCTCGACGTCTCCGTGCAGGCGGTGGTGCTGCAGCTTCTCAACAAGCTCAGGCGCGAGGACAATCTCGCCTTCCTGTTCGTCAGCCACGATCTCAACGTCGTGCGCATGATGTGCGACCGCACCATCGTGCTGCGCACCGGCGCCATCGTCGAACAGGGCGAGAGCCGGGCGCTGTTCGCCAATCCGCAGACCGACTACACCCGCGAGCTGGTCGACGCGGTCCCGCACATCGCCCCGCCGATGGCGTTGGCGACGGCCTGA
- a CDS encoding ABC transporter permease, which yields MTTIETSSTLRHTAFVLRGNPVTAIAAGGALLLALMAIFAPWLAPYDPIASDVPAALQPPSAAHWFGTDQLGRDVLSRLIVASRLDLTIAVTAVAVSFAIGSVIGALCGYAGGRLDKAVGRFVDVLMAFPLFVLAMAMVAALGNRVENIVIATAIINLPFYIRFARAEVNIRRNLGWVEAARACGESHVAVVLRFLLPNVLPAMAVQMSLNLGWAILNAAGLSFIGLGVKPPTPEWGIMVAEGARFISTGRWWLVAFPGLALMSAVLCFNLLGDGLRDILDPRMRT from the coding sequence ATGACCACGATCGAGACCTCATCGACCCTTCGCCACACCGCCTTCGTGCTGCGGGGCAATCCGGTCACGGCGATCGCCGCCGGCGGCGCGCTGCTGCTGGCGTTGATGGCGATCTTCGCGCCGTGGCTCGCGCCCTACGATCCGATCGCCTCCGATGTGCCCGCCGCCTTGCAGCCGCCCAGTGCGGCGCATTGGTTCGGCACCGACCAACTCGGGCGCGACGTGCTGAGCCGTTTGATCGTGGCGAGCCGGCTCGACCTCACCATCGCCGTGACGGCGGTCGCGGTGTCCTTCGCGATCGGTTCGGTGATCGGCGCGCTCTGCGGCTATGCCGGCGGACGGCTCGACAAGGCGGTCGGGCGCTTTGTCGATGTGCTGATGGCGTTCCCGCTGTTCGTGCTGGCGATGGCGATGGTCGCCGCGCTCGGCAACCGCGTCGAGAACATCGTGATCGCGACCGCGATCATCAACCTGCCGTTCTACATCCGCTTCGCGCGCGCCGAGGTGAACATCCGCCGCAACCTCGGCTGGGTCGAGGCCGCGCGCGCCTGCGGCGAGAGCCATGTCGCCGTGGTGCTGCGCTTCCTCTTGCCGAACGTGCTGCCGGCGATGGCGGTGCAGATGTCACTCAATCTCGGCTGGGCGATCCTCAATGCCGCCGGCCTCTCCTTCATCGGCCTCGGCGTCAAGCCGCCGACGCCGGAATGGGGCATCATGGTCGCCGAGGGCGCGCGCTTCATCTCGACCGGGCGCTGGTGGCTGGTGGCTTTCCCAGGCCTCGCGCTGATGAGCGCGGTGCTGTGCTTCAACCTGCTTGGCGATGGTCTGCGTGATATTCTCGATCCCCGGATGCGCACATGA
- a CDS encoding ABC transporter permease produces MATIGATLLRAGRRFVSSLPALFGVLVFTFLLMRVLPGDPAVFFASGPNAGKEEIEVIRRQLGLDKPLPNQLVIYLTDVASGNLGRSMMTGQAVAKDLKERLPASLELTLTALLIALVSAVPLGVIAALRPGSLIDHGVRLFCSLGVCVPTFVSGLLLIYVFYYLFGIAPDPTGRIDIFASLPPQRTGFLIIDFLLAGDLEGWWAAARQLMLPALTMALFVIAPLARITRASMLVSLGSDFVRTARSVGLSWWRIVVTYALRNAILPVITIAGIVFSTMLGANVLVEKVFSWPGVASYALDALLVSDYAPVQGFVLLMATIFVIVNLLVDLLYGMADPRATVA; encoded by the coding sequence ATGGCCACGATCGGCGCAACTCTGCTGCGGGCGGGACGACGCTTCGTCTCGTCGCTGCCGGCGCTGTTCGGCGTCCTGGTTTTCACCTTCCTGTTGATGCGCGTGCTGCCGGGGGATCCGGCCGTGTTCTTCGCTTCCGGCCCCAATGCCGGCAAGGAGGAGATCGAGGTCATTCGCCGGCAGCTCGGGCTCGACAAGCCGCTGCCGAACCAGCTCGTGATCTATCTGACAGACGTTGCCAGCGGCAATCTAGGCCGCTCGATGATGACGGGGCAGGCCGTCGCCAAGGATCTCAAGGAGCGCCTGCCGGCCTCGCTGGAGCTGACCTTGACGGCGCTGCTGATCGCGCTGGTCTCGGCCGTGCCGCTCGGCGTGATCGCAGCGCTCAGGCCGGGATCGCTGATCGATCACGGCGTGCGATTGTTCTGCTCGCTCGGCGTCTGCGTGCCGACCTTCGTCTCCGGTCTGTTGTTGATCTACGTGTTCTACTATTTGTTCGGCATTGCGCCCGATCCCACGGGCCGCATCGACATCTTCGCGAGCCTGCCGCCGCAACGGACCGGTTTCCTGATCATCGACTTCCTGCTGGCCGGCGATCTCGAGGGCTGGTGGGCGGCGGCGCGGCAGCTGATGCTGCCGGCCTTGACGATGGCGCTGTTCGTGATCGCGCCGCTGGCGCGGATCACCCGTGCCTCGATGCTGGTCTCGCTCGGCAGCGATTTCGTCCGCACCGCGCGCTCGGTCGGGCTGTCCTGGTGGCGCATCGTCGTGACCTATGCCTTGCGGAACGCGATCCTCCCCGTCATCACCATTGCCGGCATCGTGTTCTCGACCATGCTGGGCGCGAACGTGCTGGTCGAGAAAGTGTTCTCCTGGCCGGGTGTCGCGTCCTACGCCCTCGACGCGCTGCTGGTCTCCGACTACGCGCCGGTGCAGGGCTTCGTGCTGCTGATGGCGACGATCTTCGTGATCGTCAATCTGCTGGTCGATCTGCTCTACGGCATGGCCGATCCCCGCGCGACGGTGGCATGA
- a CDS encoding ABC transporter substrate-binding protein yields MSFKMSKRSLFAATALLAVTLAAPSAHAQSRAETLRYVTGATVNTLDPNIPGSTREAFALSMSSYDRLVSFGRKQLNGKWVFDLDTITGELAESYSVSADGLKITFKLRPDAKFQDGSPVTAEDVKWSLDRCVTAPILGKAQLLTGSLTSADQFKVIDPLTIEVTLPKPDKLALPNLATVYPIIINSKLAKAHATAEDPWALNWTKENAAGSGAYIVETFKPGEQVIAKRNDAWNRGTPEKPAAFKRLIIQSVPEPATRANLVERGDADLVIDLQASDVQSLEGKGKLKVISTPQYNAVTFISMNNTIPPFDNVNVRRAIAAALPYDDMFKAALFGRGAPLYGATWADGKPPSGGYPIPQPIKLDLEKAKAYLKDAGMPDGFSTTFSFNVGQAATAEPLAALVKESLAKIGIKVDIQKLPDAQMSTAINEKKLPFFIEGIVACLPSTDYFYRNFYTGKQRWNYSSTDNAELEKIAQEARFEADKAKYEAEGKALNAIHFDQMFQIPIWQAAQDAVMQPTVDGYVYQFTRQVDYRNLSRK; encoded by the coding sequence ATGAGTTTCAAGATGTCCAAACGTTCGTTGTTCGCGGCGACCGCGTTGCTCGCGGTGACGCTCGCAGCGCCATCGGCGCATGCACAGAGTCGCGCGGAGACGTTGCGCTATGTCACCGGCGCGACCGTCAACACGCTCGATCCGAACATTCCTGGCTCGACGCGCGAAGCCTTCGCGCTGTCGATGTCGAGCTACGACCGTTTGGTGTCGTTCGGCCGCAAGCAGCTCAATGGTAAGTGGGTGTTCGATCTCGACACGATCACCGGCGAGCTCGCCGAATCCTATTCGGTCAGCGCCGATGGCCTGAAGATCACCTTCAAGCTACGCCCCGATGCCAAGTTCCAGGACGGCTCGCCGGTCACCGCTGAGGACGTCAAATGGTCGCTCGACCGTTGCGTCACCGCGCCGATCCTCGGCAAGGCGCAGCTGCTGACGGGCTCGCTGACCTCGGCCGATCAGTTCAAGGTCATCGATCCCCTGACGATCGAAGTGACGTTGCCGAAGCCGGACAAGCTGGCGCTGCCGAACCTCGCCACCGTCTATCCGATCATCATCAACTCCAAGCTCGCCAAGGCGCATGCGACGGCTGAAGATCCGTGGGCGCTGAACTGGACCAAGGAGAACGCAGCCGGTAGCGGCGCCTACATCGTCGAGACCTTCAAGCCCGGCGAGCAGGTGATCGCCAAGCGCAACGACGCCTGGAACCGCGGCACGCCGGAAAAGCCGGCGGCGTTCAAGCGGCTCATCATCCAGTCGGTGCCGGAGCCGGCGACGCGCGCCAACCTCGTCGAGCGTGGCGACGCCGACCTCGTCATCGACCTGCAGGCCAGCGACGTGCAGTCGCTGGAGGGCAAGGGCAAGCTGAAGGTGATCTCGACGCCGCAATACAATGCGGTGACCTTCATCTCGATGAACAACACCATTCCGCCGTTCGACAACGTCAATGTGCGCCGCGCGATCGCTGCCGCGCTACCGTACGACGACATGTTCAAGGCGGCGTTGTTCGGCCGCGGCGCGCCGCTCTATGGCGCGACCTGGGCCGACGGCAAGCCGCCGAGCGGCGGCTATCCGATCCCGCAGCCGATCAAGCTCGACCTGGAGAAAGCCAAGGCCTATCTGAAGGACGCCGGCATGCCCGACGGCTTCTCCACCACCTTCAGCTTCAACGTCGGCCAGGCCGCGACCGCCGAGCCGCTGGCGGCGCTGGTGAAGGAATCGTTGGCTAAGATCGGCATCAAGGTCGACATCCAGAAGCTGCCGGATGCGCAGATGTCGACAGCCATCAACGAGAAGAAGCTGCCGTTCTTCATCGAAGGCATCGTCGCCTGTCTGCCCTCGACCGACTACTTCTACCGCAACTTCTACACCGGCAAGCAGCGCTGGAACTACTCCTCGACCGACAATGCCGAATTGGAGAAGATCGCCCAGGAGGCGCGCTTCGAGGCCGACAAGGCGAAGTATGAGGCAGAGGGCAAGGCGCTGAACGCCATCCATTTCGACCAGATGTTCCAGATCCCGATCTGGCAGGCGGCCCAGGACGCGGTGATGCAGCCGACGGTGGACGGCTACGTCTACCAGTTCACGCGGCAGGTCGATTATCGTAACCTGAGCCGGAAGTAG
- a CDS encoding NAD(P)-binding domain-containing protein: MSDGLAALTAQVRNDLAKIAHPTMPWLTPVTGPDGRAALDVLIVGGGQSGLATAFALLRSRVSNILVLDKAQEGREGPWMTYARMPTLRSPKDFTGPDLDIPCLTYQAWHEAKFGSDSWRDLNLIPREYWADYLAWYREVLDLPMRNACEVVDIAPAADGLLKATVRSKDGETALYARKIVLATGQEGMGDWSIPEPLRHLPATRCVHSGAEIDFESLRGRRVAVIGAGASAFDNAAVALEAGADSVDLLCRRAEIQLIQPYRWLTFRGFLRHFSELDDAWRWRFMNAVLGLREGFPQHTYDRCARHAAFHLHEGAPLIAARETADGVVLQTAKGEITTDFVISATGISMDFTKRPELQRFATNIARWSDRYTPDESERNDRLGAFPYLADDYALSERKAGETPWIRDIHVFAIASTMSFGASGSSINAMTTAVPKLVHGLTRGLFTADIDKHWANFQAYDVRQAEVRRGT; this comes from the coding sequence ATGAGCGATGGTCTCGCCGCGCTGACGGCTCAGGTTCGCAACGATCTTGCGAAAATCGCGCATCCCACCATGCCATGGCTGACGCCCGTCACCGGTCCCGACGGCCGGGCTGCACTCGATGTGCTGATCGTCGGCGGCGGCCAGTCGGGTCTTGCAACCGCATTCGCGCTGCTGCGCTCGCGCGTCAGCAACATCCTCGTGCTCGACAAGGCGCAAGAAGGCCGCGAAGGGCCGTGGATGACTTATGCGCGCATGCCGACCCTGCGCAGCCCGAAGGATTTTACCGGACCCGATCTCGACATTCCCTGTCTCACCTATCAGGCGTGGCACGAGGCGAAGTTCGGCAGTGACAGCTGGCGCGATCTTAATCTGATCCCGCGCGAATATTGGGCAGACTATCTCGCCTGGTATCGCGAGGTGCTCGATCTTCCCATGCGCAATGCTTGCGAAGTCGTCGACATTGCGCCCGCTGCTGATGGACTGCTCAAGGCGACGGTGCGCAGCAAGGACGGCGAGACCGCGCTTTATGCGCGCAAGATCGTGCTGGCCACCGGTCAGGAAGGCATGGGCGATTGGAGCATCCCGGAACCGCTGCGCCATCTCCCCGCGACGCGTTGCGTGCACTCCGGCGCCGAGATCGATTTCGAAAGCCTGCGTGGCCGCCGTGTTGCGGTGATCGGCGCCGGTGCGTCCGCGTTCGACAACGCGGCCGTCGCGCTCGAGGCCGGTGCTGACAGCGTCGATCTGTTGTGCCGCCGCGCGGAAATCCAGCTGATCCAGCCGTACCGTTGGCTGACCTTCCGCGGCTTCCTGCGACACTTCTCCGAGCTCGACGATGCCTGGCGCTGGCGCTTCATGAACGCAGTGCTGGGGCTGCGCGAAGGCTTTCCGCAGCACACCTACGATCGCTGCGCGCGCCACGCCGCCTTCCATCTGCATGAAGGAGCGCCTTTGATCGCCGCGCGCGAGACGGCTGATGGCGTGGTGCTGCAGACGGCGAAAGGCGAGATCACGACGGATTTCGTGATCAGCGCGACCGGCATCTCGATGGATTTCACCAAGCGGCCGGAACTGCAGCGCTTCGCGACCAACATCGCGCGCTGGTCGGATCGTTACACGCCGGACGAGAGCGAGCGCAATGATCGGCTCGGCGCCTTTCCCTATCTCGCCGACGACTACGCGCTATCAGAGCGCAAGGCGGGCGAGACGCCGTGGATCCGTGACATCCATGTGTTCGCCATTGCCTCGACGATGAGCTTCGGCGCATCGGGATCATCGATCAACGCGATGACGACGGCGGTGCCGAAGCTCGTGCATGGTCTGACGCGTGGATTGTTCACGGCCGACATCGACAAGCATTGGGCCAACTTCCAGGCCTATGATGTGAGACAGGCCGAGGTGCGTCGTGGCACGTGA